The window TCTCGATTGCCGCGGTCTGCGGATACTCGTCTTTGTCGATCATGTTCTTGTCGGCGGATTCCATGTAGAGCTTGATCGCATGGTCGTCCATCCACGTTCCAACGAAGGTGGCCAGATTCAGTCGAGCGTTACCGTCGAGCATCGACTCGTCGTGCACGATCTGGTACGCCGTCTCAGGTAGGGATTCGCCCGCAGGAATCTGATCCAACGGAAAGTCGGTGGCTTCTCCCGGCCTGGCAAACAACGGATTCAGTTGATTGAAATCTCCATAGCCCGTGAAGGCGTTGGGGGACGTTTCGTTCGTGGGGTCAGAGGCTTTAGCGTTCATACGTAACGACTGTAGAAAGGGCTGTCTACCTGCCAATCACCCCGGGCGGGTGATAAGTCCCGAATCCCCGCCATTCTTCCCCTGAGGGGCAAACACGAACCCGAGCATCGCGGTGCAACCCACGAGCACGGCCGTTGCGAGCACAGGCGCGGACACGGGCAATATCTCTCGGTTCAGCGATCTCGCAGGCTAATTCGGGTGCGGGGGCGCGCCGCACGGTGTAGTACGGGTTCCATGGTCCAGATAAGAGACTCCATCGACATCCAGGCGCCACCCTCCGAGGTCTATGCCGCGCTTCGCGACCTCGCCGTCTACCCAAGCTGGCTCACGCACTCAGTGGTTTACCGAGGAACGAAGGTCACCGCGTCGGCCAGCGGGCTGTCGTACGAGGACTCAACTATGGTCGGTCGAATGCACGGCGAGCTGGTCGAAGATGTGCCCGACCATGCGCTCCACTTTCACCAACACCTGAGTTCGGGTGGCCTCGATGCGCACATCCGTTACAGCCTGGACGCTACAGGAACGGCCACCCACCTCACCCGTGTTGGCGACATGACAACGAAGGGCGTTCTCCACATGATGCAGCCCATGCTCGTGCGGATGGCAGCCGCAGAGAGCAAACGGATGATGGGCGCGCTCAAGGCACGTGTCGAGCACCACGCCTGAGGTCATGATGGTTGCGCAGGAGCTGCACAAGGACTGACGAATTTTCATGCCGGTGAGACTGGTCGCGGCACCCGCGAGCGCCACCGCGGCGAATGTGATCGCTTGGGTCTCAAGGTGGAGGGCCACGGCGACTCTTCCCATGCGCCGGATCGAGCGTCGATGCGCGAGTAGCGTCTTCCGCAATCAGAACGCCAAGGCCCCCTCCCGAGGAGAGGCCAAGCTCAGCGTCCAACGCCTGCGACGTGGACAAAACGTGAAAAACCCCCCTGTATCCCATATAGACAAGGGGATGCAGGGGGGTTTTCAGTGGCGGTACCGGTGGGATTTGAACCCACGGTGCGCTTTCACGCACACAACTTTTCGAGAGTTGCACCTTCGGCCGCTCGGACACGGTACCGCCAACGATTGTAGTACACGCTGGCACCCCCGGATGCACGCCGTCACTCGCGCACCCGCGCCTCCCAGCGAAACCTCCCTACGATCTGAACATGAGAATTCGCACTGTTGGATGGGCCGCATTGGCAACCGCACTCGTGGCGGCAGGCGGCGCGCTCGCTTCCACTCTCGTGCAGCAGCGCCGCATCCAGGGCATGGAGCGGCTCGCGCAAACGATTCCCGTCAACTCCAAGTACTGGCGGGATCGCGCCAAAAAGAAGGGCGAGTTGCTCTATGTGGCGCTCGGCGATTCTGCGGCGCAGGGCATCGGATCGAGCAAGCCACAGCGCGGCTACGTTGGCGAGATTGCGCGGATGCTGCGCGAAACCACTGGCCGCAGCGTTCGGGTCGTTAATCTGAGCGCTTCTGGTGCGCGGTTGCGCGAGGCCATCGAGAAGCAGTTGCCTGCCCTCGCGAAGCTGGGCGTCGAGCCCGATGTCGTTACGGTCGGGATCGGCGCCAACGACATCGGCACGTGGGATCCCGCCCGGTTCGAGCGCGAGATCGAGCAGCTCTATTCTGCGATTCCCGCGCACAGCATCGTCGGCAATGTGCCGAGTTTTTATGTGGGCAGAGCACAGGCGAACGTGCGAGTGGCCAACGAGATGATTGCGGCGGCGGCGCAGCGGCACGGCCTCAGCGTGGCCCCTGTTCACCGCGAAACCCACCGGCTGGGCATGCTGCGCTACGCCCTCAACCAGGTGTCGCAGGATTTCTTTCACCCCAACGATCGCGGCTACCGCGCCTGGATCAACGCCTTTCTGCCACTCGTCGAGCGGCGCGCGGTCGAGCTCGTCGCCCAGCAGGCGGAGAGAGAGGCGGATGCCGCCGCTGGCGGTGTCGGCGGCCTCACCTAGGCTGGTCGCATGGCCCGCATAACCACCAACTTTCGCTGCTCTGAGTGCGGGTGGACAACCCTCAAATGGGCCGGTCGCTGCGGCGAGTGCCAAGCCTGGGGCACGGTCGCTGAGGCGGGCCAGACCACGGGCATCGCCCGCACACTTAAGCCCGTGGTACTCAGCGATGAGCGGGCGGCGCAGCCCATCACCGCCATCACGGCAAGCGCCGTGGCTCACTGGCCGAGTGGCATCGCGGAGTTCGACCGCGTGCTTGGCGGCGGCATTGTTCCCGGGGCCACCATCCTGCTCAGCGGCGAGCCCGGCGTCGGCAAGTCAACCCTGCTGCTCGAAGTGGCCTCCCGCGCGGCCGCCACAGGTAAGCGGGTGCTCTACGTTTCGGCAGAGGAATCCGTGAACCAGGTGCGGATGCGCGCCCAGCGCACCGGGGCGCTGCATGACAGCCTCTACTTGGCGGCCGAAACTGATCTCGCCACGATCATCGGGCAGATCGACCAGGTTCACCCCGATCTGCTCATCGTGGACTCTGTGCAGACGGTGTCGTCGTCGCTGAGCGACGGCCTCGCCGGTCAGCCCGGCCAGGTGCGCGAGGTCGCCTCCACGCTCATCCGCATCTCCAAAGACCGCGACCTGCCGCTGCTGCTCGTCGGCCATGTCACGAAAGACGGCTCGATCGCCGGCCCGCGCCTGCTCGAACACCTCGTCGATGTCGTGTGCCAGTTCGAAGGCGACCGGCAGACGGCGCTGCGATTCATCCGCGCCCACAAGAACCGCTTCGGACCAACGGATGAGGTGGGCTGCTTCGAGATGACCGGTGACGGCATCGCCGAAGTCGCCGACCCCAGCGGCCTGTTCCTCAGCCGCAGCACCGCCCCCGTCAGCGGCACCTGCGTCACCATCGCCACCGAGGGGCGCCGCTCCCTGCCCGTCGAGGTGCAGGCCCTCATCGTCAAGAGTTCGGCGCCTCAACCACGCCGCGTCACCAACGGGGTCGACTCCTCCCGGGTTGCCATGCTGCTCGCGGTGCTGGAGCGCCGCGCCAAACTGCCGCTCAGCAGCAGTGACGTCTACGTCTCAACCGTGGGCGGCATCCGCCTCACGGAGCCCGGCGCCGATCTCGCCATCGCGCTCGCGATCGCCAGCGCCTACAGCGACAAGGCGTTCCCCACCACGCTTGCCGCAATCGGCGAGATCAGCCTCGCGGGCGAGATCCGCAGCGTCAGTCATAGCAAGCAGCGGGCGGCGGAGGCACACCGACTCGGGTTCACCACCCTCGTTGACAGCACCAGCACACACCTGCGCGAAGCGATGCGCACCGCGTTCGCAACGACCGAAACGGTGCAGCCCGAAGTGCCGCAGTTTTAACGCTGCCGCACCTAGAGCAGGCGGAAGTAAACGGGCTCCGACTCGAGCTCGCCCAGCTTGACCACAAAGTAGTAGGTCGCGTCTCCCGCGGGAACCGCGGTGTTGCTGTTGTCGCACGGCGAAGACCGCGTGCGGTCCCATGCGAGCGGGGCCGTGCTGAGGGGAGTGTTGGGTTCCAACACCACGGGCGCATCGACGGGTTCCGTCTGGCAATCGGTCGAGAGCCAATAGGCCTCCTCGCCGCTGCCGACCTCAAAGACCTGCTGCGTCGTGCCCGCATTGACCGTGCAGGGAGAAGCCCCGATGTTGGTGAGCTGCAGGCTCAGCTGCGGAATCACGCCGGCGGCATAGGCGGTCTTGTCGGCAATCGCCTCGATCTTCACGCTCTGCGGGCGGCACGGTGTCTCCGGCCCGGCATCAACGACGGGTTCGTCGCTCGGCTTCGGGCTGCTCGATTCGCTGGCCGCTGGAGCAGTCGATGCTCCCGGATCCTTGCCGTCGGCAGCGCCGGGGCGCACCACGATGAGCACAATGACAATGATGACCGCGAGAAGGCCAAGTCCCAGCACCAGCCGGCGCCGCCAATACACCTGAGGCGACTGCGGGCCGACGGGGTTTCGGATCGTCGACATGTACTCAGACTAGCTAGAGAGTCTTGATCATCCGGGTATTGCCGAGCGTGTTGGGCTTGACCCTCGACAGGTCAAGAAACTCCGCAACACCCTCGTCGGGCGAGCGCAAAAGTTCGGCATAGACCTCGGGATCAACGGTCTCTTCTCCCATGGGCATAAAGCCGTGACGGGAGAAGAAGTCCACCTCAAAGGTGAGGCAGAACAGCCGGCTCAGCCCCAGATCCCGCGCGCTCTGCTCAAGCGCGGTCAGCAGCGCATGGCCGATGCCCTTGCCGAGATATTGCTTCGAAACGGCGAGGGTGCGCACCTCGGCGAGGTCCTCCCACAGCACGTGCAGCGCACCGCATCCGATCACGGCACCGGCTTCGTCGACGGCAACCTGAAACTCTTGGATGTTCTCGAAGAACACCACAAGATCTTTGCCGAGCAGGATGCGCTCCTGCACGAGAGGCTCGACGAGCGCCTGAATCTGCCGCACATCCCCCGTTCGTGCGGGGCGAACGGTGAAGGCCTGCGTCTCAGAAGTCACCCCTCGATGCTACTGCGCGACCGGTCAGGTCACACTCGCCCACATCCGCCCCACCACGCCGAGGGGTCCCGAATTCGCCTTCGCGGCGATCTCGTGGACGCATTTGGGACCCCTCGGCGGAAATGGGTGGGCGCGGGCGACTGCGGCGGCGGCGACGGCGGCGTTTGGCCGGTTAACGCACGAACCCGCCCCGGATGCTCCGGGGCGGGTTCGATGGTACGTAACGCTATTCGGCGATGGCCGCCGCTGGTGCCTCGATGGCCTCGCGGCCGGGCTGGCGGGTCGTGGTGAACACGTAGTCACCGTCGGCGTAGTCGACGTGCACGTGGTCGCCGGAGCCGAGTTCGCCGCCGAGGATGCGCTCGCTCAGTCGGTCCTCGATCTCGGACTGCATTGCGCGGCGCAGCGGGCGGGCGCCCAGAGTCGGGTCGAACCCGACCTTGATGAGCTGTTCCTTGGCCGCCGGCGTGAGCTCGACGGTCATGTCGCGGTCGAGCATGCGCTCGCCCAGGCGCTTGACGAACAGATCGACGATCTGCAGCAGCTCCTCCTTGTTGAGCTGCGGGAACACGATGGTCTCATCGACTCGGTTGAGGAACTCTGGCTTGAAGTTCTTCTTGAGTTCCTCGACAACCTTGGCCTTCATGCCGGCGTAATCCTGCGCGGCATTGCCCTCGATCGTGAAGCCGACCGGGCCACCGGTGATGTCCTTCGTGCCCAGGTTGGTGGTCATGATGATCACGGTGTTCTTGAAGTCGACGACGCGACCCTGACCATCCGTCAAGCGACCCTCTTCCAGAATCTGGAGGAGCGAGTTGAAGATGTCCGGGTGGGCCTTCTCGATCTCGTCGAAGAGCACGACGCTGAACGGCTTGCGGCGCACCTTCTCGGTGAGCTGGCCACCCTCTTCGAATCCGACGAATCCGGGAGGGGCACCGAAGAGGCGCGAAACAGTGTGCTTCTCGCCGTACTCCGACATGTCGAGCGAGATCAGAGCGTCTTCGTCGTCGAACAGGAACTCGGCGAGCGCCTTGGCAAGCTCGGTCTTTCCGACACCCGTGGGGCCAGCGAAGATGAACGAACCGGAGGGGCGCTTCGGGTCCTTGAGCCCGGCGCGCGTGCGGCGGATCGTCTTGGAGAGAGCCGAGATGGCCTGCTCCTGCCCGATGACGCGCTGGTGCAGGGCCTTCTCCATGAAGACGAGACGCGCGGTCTCTTCCTCGGTCAGCTTGAAGACGGGGATGCCGGTCGCAGAAGCCAAAACCTCGGCGATGATGCCCTCGTCGACGATTCCGGTCGAGCCGGCCTCGCCACTCTTCCACTGCTTCTCGAGGCGCAGGCGCTCACCGAGAAGCTTCTTCTCCTCGTCACGGAGCGATGCTGCCTTCTCGAAGTCCTGGTCTTCGATCGCGGCTTCCTTGCGCTTGCGCACGTCGGCGATGCGGTCGTCGAACTCGCGCAGCTCGGGGGGCGATGACAGGATCGACAGGCGCAGGCGGGCGCCAGCCTCGTCGATCAGGTCGATGGCCTTGTCTGGCAGGAAGCGGTCCTGAACGTAGCGGTCGGCGAGGTTCGCAGCAGCAACAATCGCGCCGTCCGTGATCGACACCTTGTGGAACGACTCGTACTTGTCGCGCAGTCCCTTGAGGATGTTGATGGTGTGCGGCAGCGACGGCTCGTGCACCTGCACGGGCTGGAAGCGGCGCTCAAGCGCAGCATCCTTCTCAAAGTGCTTGCGGTATTCGTCGAGCGTGGTCGCACCAATCGTCTGCAGCTCGCCACGGGCGAGAAGCGGCTTGAGGATGCTCGCGGCGTCGATTGCGCCCTCGGCGGCTCCAGCACCAACAAGGGTGTGGATCTCGTCGATGAACGTGATGATGTCGCCGCGGGTGCGGATCTCCTTGGTGACCTTCTTGAGGCGCTCTTCGAAGTCACCGCGGTAGCGGCTTCCGGCGATGAGCGAGCCGAGGTCGAGCGTGTAGAGCTGCTTGTCCTTGAGGGTCTCGGGCACGTCGCCGCGCACGATCGCCTGGGCAAGACCCTCGACGACGGCGGTCTTGCCGACCCCGGGCTCACCAATGAGAACGGGGTTGTTCTTGGAGCGACGGGAGAGGATCTGCATGACCCGCTCCATCTCCTTCTCGCGCCCGATTACGGGGTCGAGCTTGCCGTCGCGCGCGGCCTGCGTGAGGTTGCGCCCGAACTGGTCGAGAATCTGCGAACCACCCTGAGCCTGGGCCTGGTCGTTGCCACCGACCTGCACCTGCTCCTTGCCCTGGTAGCCAGAGAGAAGCTGGATGACCTGCTGGCGCACCTTGTTGAGGTCTGCGCCGAGCTTGACGAGCACCTGCGCTGCGACTCCCTCGCCCTCACGGATGAGGCCGAGCAGGATGTGCTCGGTGCCGATGTAGTTGTGGCCGAGCTGGAGGGCCTCGCGCAGCGAAAGCTCAAGAACCTTCTTGGCGCGCGGGGTGAAGGGAATGTGGCCGGTGGGCTGCTGCTGGCCCTGACCGATGATGTCTTGCACCTGCTCGCGCACGGAGTCGAGCGAAATGCCTAGCGACTCGAGGGCCTTGGCGGCTACGCCTTCACCCTCGTGAATGAGTCCGAGCAGAATGTGCTCGGTGCCGATGTAGTTGTGGTTGAGCATCTTGGCTTCTTCTTGCGCCAAAACGACAACACGACGAGCGCGGTCGGTAAATCTCTCGAACATCTCTAACTCCTCTGGCATCGGGCAGGTTGGATGCCGTTACAAAGAGAGTAACGAGGCGACCCTCGCGTTTGCTCCCGTGTTCGCCCTGGGCGTTAAGCGGGCGGTGCGCACGCAGGTGCTTCGCAGATTTCTTGCAGCTGCAGTTGCGCTCCATAACGACAATCGTTATGTTAACGATTGTCGTTGTTATCGATAAACGTTAGGTGCCCATGAAGACCACTGTGCCCGGCCCCACCATGAGCCTGAGCAACCGCGCCGACATCTACGCGACCATCGGAGTCGGCATCGTCGTTGCGATCATCACAATCGTGACGACCACGCTGCGCATCATCAGCATTGCGCCCAATGTCGACATTCCCGTGCTCGTTCCTTTTGCCGAGACGACCGCGGACCTGCCCATCGGCCCGGGCGGAAGCCTCGTGACGGTCGCGGTCGAAACCGCCACCGTCACCGCATCCCATCTGGCCGCCACCACGGTCGTCTCACTGGTGCTCTCCGAGATCGTCGGGGCTCTCACCGTTCTCGCCGTGACCACGCTCATCTGCCTGCTGTGCCGCAACATGCTCAGCGGAACGATGTTCAGCCGCACGAACTCGCGACTCGTCACGGCATCCAGTTTCACGATCGTCGTCGGCTGGGGCCTCGGAGCGATTCTCACGACGATGGGCGTCAACGGCACGTTCGGCACCCTCAGCGACTACAGCTACGACAACATCATCTTCACGATGGATTGGATGCCGTTCTTTTTTGCCATGACCCTCGGCGCCCTGGCCCTCGCCTTTCGAGCGGGCGAGCGGATGCAGCGCGATACGGATGGACTCGTCTGATGGGACAGGCAGCAGCACCCCGAGCAGCTTTTCGATATGTGATGTGGAGCAAATGATGACACAGGTACTCACCCCGACGCCGGGCAGGATGGCCGAGAAAGTAGTGCTCGGATTCATCACGGGTGGCGCGCTCGCGATTGCGGCGACCGAGGCTGTCTTCCTGGTGAGGCGACAGCTCGTAGGCCTGGCGAGCAACTCCGCCACCACTGTCTCGGGGATGACCGTGCAGGACGCTTCGGCTGACCGCGTCGCCGAGGCATCCACCCTCATCACCTCCGCCCAGTACGAGAACGTCTCCATCACCGTCGAGTCGCTCCCCGCGGAGGCGCGCGGGTACCTCATGGCGGCGGCGATCCTGAGCTCGCTCCTCGTGATCGGGATCTGCTCCGTCGTCGCCTGGCTGTGCGTGCGAGTCTTCGTAGGCCGACCCTTCGTGCACTCGGCGACCTGGGGCATCGGCGCCGCGGCGGTGCTCGTCATACTCGCCGGGCTCGGAACGCCCTTTCTTACGGGCCTAGCGCACGCGGAGATCGTGGAAAGTCTCGATCTCGAGGCGGCGGGGCTGCCTCTATTCATGGTGGACATCGATATGGCCCCGCTCGGCTGGGGTCTCGCGCTCGCGGTCGTGGCGGGTGCCTTCGAACTGGGCCAGCGCCTGCAGCGCGACACCGAGGGACTCGTCTGATGGGGCCACGGGCAGCCGACGAAGAGGAGACCGGCATCCATTGCCGACTCGACGAACTTCTCGAAGAACGAGGGATGACCCTCACACGGCTGAGTGAGCTTGTTGGCATGAGCATCGTTAACCTGTCGGTGCTCAAGAACGACAGGGCGCGCGCCATCCGCTTCTCCACCCTCACGGCCATCTGCGATGCACTCGACTGCACGGTCGGCGAACTGTTGGTGCGCTCCGACTAAAGCGTGCTTAGACTGACGCGCAAAAAGGAGTGCAACGCCATGAGACCACTTCGATATTCGATCAACGTCACCCTCGACAGCTGCTGCCACCACGAGGCTGGGCTCCCTCCAGACGAGGAGTCGATGCGCTACTGGACCGCTGAGATGGAGCGAGCCGATGCCCTGATCTTGGGCCGGGTGACCTACGAAATGATGGAGTCAGCGTGGCGAAAACCAGCGACGGGCGAATGGCCCGACTGGATGGAGGAGTGGGAGATCCCCTTCGCCGAAGCCATCGACAGCGCGAAAAAGTACGTCGTGTCGAGCACGCTCGGCGAGGTTGATTGGAACGCCGAGCTGCTGCGAGGCGAGCTAGGTCCAGCGATTGAGAGACTCAAGCAGGAGCCAGGCGAAGGCCTGTCGGTCGGCGGCGTGACCCTCCCCACGTCGCTGGCCGATCTGGGACTCATCGACGAATACGAGTTTCTTGTGCAGCCGGTAGTTGCCGGGCGCGGGCCCACACTACTTGCCGGACTGCGCGAGAGCATCCCACTCGAACTTGTGCATCGCCATGAGTTTGAGTCGGGGGCCGTCGCCCAGCGATACCGGCCCATTCCCGCTATGGCGTGATGCCAGCTGCTCTCGATCGACGGGACGACCTAACGGCACAAAGGTGAGCGGATTAGGGTCTGACCAGACGAGGGGAGTTCGACGTGTCAGACCACCAAGGTAACCCGCCCGACGACCAGCCACAGGGCAGCGATGGCGCCAGCGGCGCAGACGCTCAGGGCGCGGGTGCTGGCCCCGGCGCCGAGCCGCCCACCGAGGAGTTCAGCGGAGACGACCTGCCCACCAAGCCCATCCCGGTCGAAGGCGACGCCCCCACGCAGCGCCTCGATCAGGATGCTGAAACGGTGATGCTGGGCGCAGCAGACCCCGAGGCAGCCCAGGCGACCGCCCCGTTTGCATCCCACGTTCCGATCGCCTCGGCCGCTGGCGCGGGCGCCGCAGCAGCCGCGGAGACCGACGAGAAGAAGAAGAGGCCGTGGCCCTGGATCATCGCTGGGATCGTCGTTGCCGCGGTATTGGCGATCGCGCTTGCCCTCATCCTGCCGCAAGTTTTGGGCAATAGCGACGCGCCATCGACCTCGCCGAGCCCGAGCGAAACCCCCTCTGAGACGCCCACGCCCACACCCACGCCGACGGAAACCACTCAGGAACCTGCCCCGGTGCCGCCGCCCACGCCGACCCCGACACCAACGCCCGAACCGGTGCCGACGCCGACACCCACCCCGACTCCTACCCCGACACCCACCCCGACGCCTACACCCACCCCGACACCGACGCCCACCCCGACACCCACCGAAGAATAGGGCCCCATCGGGTGAGCCGCGCATCGCCCCGACCTGCGGGCGACGGCGTCCCCGGCCTAGGCTCGTTGCATGAGCAACCTCGACGTGAAGCCAGAGGAGCGCGTGTGCGCCGCTGCGCCCGCCGGCGACGGCGGCATCGTGCTGATCGAGCCACGCGATGTCCCTCTCGGGGGCCCTCGCGCCATGACGGTGCGGCGCACACTGCCCCAGCGCGGTCGTTCGCTCATCGGGGCGTGGTGCTTCGTCGATCATTACGGGCCGGATGCTGTGGCCGAATCGGGCGGAATGGTCGTGCCACCGCATCCGCACACAGGGCTGCAGACGGTGAGCTGGCTCTTCACGGGCGAGATCGAGCATCGCGACTCGACGGGCGCCCACGCGATGGTGGTGCCGGGTGAATTGAACCTCATGACCGCGGGCCGCGGCATCCAGCACTCAGAGGTTTCGACCCCGCAGGCAAAAACCCTGCACGGCGTTCAGCTGTGGACGGCGCTGCCGGACTCGTCTCGCCATGTCGAGCCGTTCTTCGAGAACTATGTCGCCACCCCTTTCGAGCATCAGGACGCCACCGTGAGCGTCTTTCTCGGCAGCCTTCTCGGGCGCGAGTCGACCGCGACAACATTCAGCCCGCTCGTCGGGGCGCAGATCGATCTGCCCGCGGACACCGAGATCAGCCTGCCCGTCGATGCCCGCTTCGAGCACGGCGTGCTCGTGGACACGGGCGAGGTGAGCGTCGACGACGAGGCTGTGCCCGTCGACCACATCGGCTATCGCGCACCAGGTTCTGACACTCTCGTGATCGCGGCGGGCTCAACATCCGCCCGGATCGTTCTCATCGGTGGCGAACCACTCGACGAGAGCATCGTGATGTGGTGGAACTTTATCGGCCGCACCCACGACGAGGTGGTCGCGTACCGCGAGCAGTGGATGCGCGAGGCCGTTGGCGGTGAGAACCCAGCCGGACGCTTCGGCAGCACGGTCTATGACGGCAGCCCGCTCCCGGCGCCCGAACTGCCCACGGTGCGACTGCGGGCGCGTGACTAGAGCCGCGGCGGCGTGCGTTAACCGGCGACGGCGGAGGTCACCACGTAGGTGATGCTGGTCTGCGAGTCGGCAACCGAGGCAGTGACAATGAGCGAGTAGTTGGTCCCCGTGAAGGCACCATTCGCGCTGTCGGCGGTCTCGTTGATCACGCTCTGCATGAAGCCCGCGTCGGTGAGCTGCGTTCGGATGTTGGCGAAGGCATCCGCAACCGGTTCCGTGGTCGTGATGGTCACGGTCCAGTTCTGGGTTCCGTTGACCTCGAGGCTTCCGCCGTAGGTGACCTCGCCGTCGATCAGTGGCACCTCGGCGGGAAAGTCTGCCGGAATCTCGCCACCCGACTCGACCTTGGTTCCCGTCGCGTCTTCGACCGCGCTCTCGACGCTTTCGCTGACGATGCCCTCAAGGGGCGTTCCACACGCGGTGAGCACGGGAGTCAGCAGAAGGGTGGCGACAATCGCGGTGGCGTGCAGCGCACGGCGGGGGATCGAAGGCACGGCAACTCCTCGGGTCTCGATGCGGCAATGCGCTCGCGTGCCGGCGGTTACGGCGCGGGGGTCTCGGGGGTCGGCTGTCCGAGCTTGGCGCGCTCCTCCGCCTCGATCCGCGCATAAACCTTGCGCTCCGTGCGGTCGGCACGAAGGATCGATCGCATGACCATCCAGAAGATGAGGCCGATCAGGATGGTCGGGGTGACCGAGAAGACGGCGTTAGCCCAGAAGTTTTCCAGCACGCCGCAAGTCTACGCGTCCAGCCTGAGTGCCTGGCCCCGCCGCTCCTGCTAGCGGAACAGACCGGAGACGACGGTCACGAGAAAGTAGAGCGCCACGACCCCCGCGAGAACCAACAACCCGATTCGGGCCGGTGGTATCTTCTTTCCTCCGGGAACGGCCATGAGCGCTACTTCACCAGCGGAAACAGGATGGTTTCGCGAATGCCGAGACCCGTGATGGCCATCAGCAGGCGGTCGATGCCCATTCCCATTCCGCCCGACGGCGGCATCCCGTGCTCGAGGGCACGCAGGAAATCCTCGTCCATGCGCATTGCCTCGACGTCGCCACGGCCGGCAAGGGTCGCCTGCTCCACGAAACGCTCGCGCTGAATCACGGGGTCGACCAGCTCGGAGTATCCGGTCGCCAGCTCGAACCCGCGGATGTACAGGTCCCACTTCTCCACTACGCCAGCCTTGGTGCGGTGGTCGCGCACCAGAGGGGAGGTGTCGACGGGGAAGTCCATCACAAAGGTGGGACGCGTGAGGCCGACTTTGACGTAGTGCTCCCACAGCTCCTCCACGAGCTTGCCGTGTGTGGGGTGCGGCACCTCGACCCCGACCTTAGCCGCGTGCGCGAGCAGATCGTCGAGGGAGGTCTGTGGCGTGATCTCGACGCCGGATGCTTCGCTGAGCGACTCATACATCGACACGCGATCCCACTGCCCACCCAGGTCGTACTCGGTGCCGTCAGCCCACGTCACGACGTGGCTTCCCGCTACCGCGAGGGCGGCGTTCTGGATGAGCTCCTGCGTGAGGTCGGCCATCTGGTTGTAGTCGCCGTAGGCCTGGTAGGCCTCGAGCATCGCGAACTCGGGGCTGTGCGTGGAGTCGGCGCCCTCGTTGCGAAAGTTGCGGTTGATCTCGAAGACCCGCTCAAGACCGCCGACGACGGCACGCTTGAGAAAGAGTTCGGGGGCGATGCGCAGGAACAGTTCGGTGTCGAATGCGTTGCTGTGCGTGACGAACGGGCGAGCGGATGCTCCGCCGTGCATCGTCTGCAGCATGGGCGTCTCGACCTCGAGGTAGTCGTGCCCGGCGAATGTTGCGCGGAGCGATGAGACGGCGGTGGCACGGGCCACGACGGTGTTGCGCGCCTGCTCACGCACGATCAGGTCGAGGTAGCGCTGACGAACCCGCGTCTCCTCGTTGAGCTCGGTGTGCATGTTGGGCAGGGGGCGGAGGGTCTTTGCGGCGACCTTCCACTCTTCGACCATGATGCTCAGCTCGCCGCGGCGGCTCGAAATGACCTCGCC is drawn from Salinibacterium hongtaonis and contains these coding sequences:
- a CDS encoding amino-acid N-acetyltransferase, encoding MTSETQAFTVRPARTGDVRQIQALVEPLVQERILLGKDLVVFFENIQEFQVAVDEAGAVIGCGALHVLWEDLAEVRTLAVSKQYLGKGIGHALLTALEQSARDLGLSRLFCLTFEVDFFSRHGFMPMGEETVDPEVYAELLRSPDEGVAEFLDLSRVKPNTLGNTRMIKTL
- a CDS encoding SRPBCC family protein; protein product: MVQIRDSIDIQAPPSEVYAALRDLAVYPSWLTHSVVYRGTKVTASASGLSYEDSTMVGRMHGELVEDVPDHALHFHQHLSSGGLDAHIRYSLDATGTATHLTRVGDMTTKGVLHMMQPMLVRMAAAESKRMMGALKARVEHHA
- a CDS encoding ATP-dependent Clp protease ATP-binding subunit yields the protein MFERFTDRARRVVVLAQEEAKMLNHNYIGTEHILLGLIHEGEGVAAKALESLGISLDSVREQVQDIIGQGQQQPTGHIPFTPRAKKVLELSLREALQLGHNYIGTEHILLGLIREGEGVAAQVLVKLGADLNKVRQQVIQLLSGYQGKEQVQVGGNDQAQAQGGSQILDQFGRNLTQAARDGKLDPVIGREKEMERVMQILSRRSKNNPVLIGEPGVGKTAVVEGLAQAIVRGDVPETLKDKQLYTLDLGSLIAGSRYRGDFEERLKKVTKEIRTRGDIITFIDEIHTLVGAGAAEGAIDAASILKPLLARGELQTIGATTLDEYRKHFEKDAALERRFQPVQVHEPSLPHTINILKGLRDKYESFHKVSITDGAIVAAANLADRYVQDRFLPDKAIDLIDEAGARLRLSILSSPPELREFDDRIADVRKRKEAAIEDQDFEKAASLRDEEKKLLGERLRLEKQWKSGEAGSTGIVDEGIIAEVLASATGIPVFKLTEEETARLVFMEKALHQRVIGQEQAISALSKTIRRTRAGLKDPKRPSGSFIFAGPTGVGKTELAKALAEFLFDDEDALISLDMSEYGEKHTVSRLFGAPPGFVGFEEGGQLTEKVRRKPFSVVLFDEIEKAHPDIFNSLLQILEEGRLTDGQGRVVDFKNTVIIMTTNLGTKDITGGPVGFTIEGNAAQDYAGMKAKVVEELKKNFKPEFLNRVDETIVFPQLNKEELLQIVDLFVKRLGERMLDRDMTVELTPAAKEQLIKVGFDPTLGARPLRRAMQSEIEDRLSERILGGELGSGDHVHVDYADGDYVFTTTRQPGREAIEAPAAAIAE
- a CDS encoding helix-turn-helix domain-containing protein; the protein is MGPRAADEEETGIHCRLDELLEERGMTLTRLSELVGMSIVNLSVLKNDRARAIRFSTLTAICDALDCTVGELLVRSD
- the radA gene encoding DNA repair protein RadA, which encodes MARITTNFRCSECGWTTLKWAGRCGECQAWGTVAEAGQTTGIARTLKPVVLSDERAAQPITAITASAVAHWPSGIAEFDRVLGGGIVPGATILLSGEPGVGKSTLLLEVASRAAATGKRVLYVSAEESVNQVRMRAQRTGALHDSLYLAAETDLATIIGQIDQVHPDLLIVDSVQTVSSSLSDGLAGQPGQVREVASTLIRISKDRDLPLLLVGHVTKDGSIAGPRLLEHLVDVVCQFEGDRQTALRFIRAHKNRFGPTDEVGCFEMTGDGIAEVADPSGLFLSRSTAPVSGTCVTIATEGRRSLPVEVQALIVKSSAPQPRRVTNGVDSSRVAMLLAVLERRAKLPLSSSDVYVSTVGGIRLTEPGADLAIALAIASAYSDKAFPTTLAAIGEISLAGEIRSVSHSKQRAAEAHRLGFTTLVDSTSTHLREAMRTAFATTETVQPEVPQF
- a CDS encoding SGNH/GDSL hydrolase family protein → MRIRTVGWAALATALVAAGGALASTLVQQRRIQGMERLAQTIPVNSKYWRDRAKKKGELLYVALGDSAAQGIGSSKPQRGYVGEIARMLRETTGRSVRVVNLSASGARLREAIEKQLPALAKLGVEPDVVTVGIGANDIGTWDPARFEREIEQLYSAIPAHSIVGNVPSFYVGRAQANVRVANEMIAAAAQRHGLSVAPVHRETHRLGMLRYALNQVSQDFFHPNDRGYRAWINAFLPLVERRAVELVAQQAEREADAAAGGVGGLT